From the Papaver somniferum cultivar HN1 chromosome 2, ASM357369v1, whole genome shotgun sequence genome, the window ATGGTTGACCTTCTATAATGATTGACTATGCTATAGTTATATACATACAGGTGCTGACAGATTTATATTCATTATTCACGTGTAAGATTAAATTGCCATTTGAAATCATTCCACTGAATTTGCTAACTAATGATTTAAAACGACAATTCAACTGAGATGTTAACAATGAATATAAAATTATCATTCACGGTGATTGGCTATGTTACAGTAATATACATTCAGGTGCTGATTCGAAGATTCCAAACTCAAGTTTATGGATGCATATTTAACTACTGTGATATTATTAAGCATGACACTACTGAGAAAGTGAAACTAAGTTATAGCTGAAAGCAAGAGTCAAAGAACACATGAGTACAAAGAAACACATACATTGGAGGCAATGCACCATCATATGCAAAAGTTGACAAGCCTTGACGCTGCTTGTGCTTGGGATTGGCTGTGCATAAGACAAAGACTTTACCCCTACGCTTCACcgttctacaaaactcacacatCTTCTTTACTGATGATCTGACCTTCATGTCTATATAAACATTAAACATCGAATAAGATAAACTATCAGCACACATAGAGAAGAAATAAACACTTTATATGCAAGATTTAACTAATTTGATCCTCATATAATAACAACACAATTTACGATAGATCTAAATTCCTTAATACTTTTATTTATGTCATTCTTCGTAGTTTCTGAAATTCTTCATTAATCTAGCATTCTAGCATCCTAATCCTGAAACCACTCCCTAGTTGATTGCCCTCAAACATAACAAATCAAATTAGGTTCGTCCTGTACTTCCAAAATTGAAGAAAAACACTCATAAACAGCATCTTTACACCAATACATCATCCGTAAACCATCCAAATAGGTTTCTTATTTTCATCAAACACCTTGCCCAATCAAAAAAAACATTTACTCTAAATTTTCTTGAAGGATTTCACTTTCAgcctattcttttttttttctgagtaTTTAACAGGATTAGATACACTAATATCATTTATACTGAACGTATGCCTAATAATCATACTTTCCAATGAACTacaacataaaaccctaaaattcttagtataaacaaaagcaataaatctgaattaaaaccctaaaaatcataacAAACAATCTGTTCATAACCTAATAAGCTCAGATAGTGAACTCACGATAATCATAGATTACAGAAAACAATACCTGTTGAGTATTCGTCTCTCAAAGTCTGATACTCCTCTCAGTTTTTCGCCGCGACGTTCTTTAAAAATGACAACGATCCCGAACcctgtatttttatttgttcttctcacATTTTCAGAACCCAAATAGTCAAAACCGGACCATATCCTTCTTGTTTTCGGAACCGACAGTTAGTACTGTATCCGAATAACTGTCGGTTGTTTATATCCGACAAGGTTTTCTTCAACTCGTGTTCACTATTAAGCCCTAAAACTCAAAAAAGGAAAGGCTACCCTATTCTAAAACCCTTTGAAAGCTTGAAGCTCCTTGATATccaaacaaaaaccctaattttcttctccaacttcttcttcttcaattttccaGAATGATTGCTTTAGGATTCGAAGGCTCTGCGAACAAAATCGGAGTTGGAATCGTCACTTTAGATGGAACAATTTTATCAAACCCTCGTCACACATACATAACACCACCAGGTCAAGGTTTTCTACCAAGAGAAACAGCTCAACATCATCTTCAACACATAATCCCACTCATAAAAGAAGCATTAAAATCTGCAAATATAACTTCAATTGATTCAATTGATTGTCTATGTTATACTAAAGGTCCTGGTATGGGTGCTCCGCTTCAAGTTTCAGCAATTGTTGTTCGCATGCTTTCTTTGTTATGGAAGAAACCTATTGTTGCTGTTAATCATTGTGTTGCTCATATTGAAATGGGTAGAATTGTTACTGGTGCTGTTGACCCTGTTGTTTTGTATGTTAGTGGTGGTAATACTCAAGTTATTGCTTATAGTGAAGGGAAATATCGGATTTTCGGTGAGACGATTGATATCGCTGTTGGGAATTGTTTGGATCGGTTTGCTAGGGTCTTGACATTGTCTAATGATCCTAGTCCTGGTTACAATATCGAACAGGTATGTATTTTGTTTAGCAATTTTAAGTGTTCGAGGAGTCTGAATTATAAGTGCAGTGATTATACAATGAATTTATCCCTAATTGGGATTTCGAAAgctatagtgaactatcttgtttgAGTTATAGCAAGCACTTAGAGGGTTTCTTGAAAACTTTGGATGAGAATGTTGGAATTGATACAACTGGTCCATCTTGCTTCTCTGCAACATTAAATTTTCTAAAAAGTTTTGAACGTCCAGTTTATATTGGTTTTCTTAAAAGGAAGGACATGTTGTCATAACCATACTTTAGACCTTGTACTTAAGCTATAACTGCTGTTTCTTAAATACGAAGATTTCTTTATCTTGTTTAACAATTTAAGTGTTTGAGGAGTTTATGCGAAGTGTACAATGAATATATGCCTAACTGGGATCTGGAGAACTATAATGCACTGTTATGTCTGACTTATAGCAAGCTTTTAGACGGTTTCTTGAAAACTTTGGATGGTAACAGTGAAATTGATGCAACTGAGTTGTGTTTAGTAATTGCAAACTATGGTCCATCTTACTTCCCTGCACCATCAGACCATGAAACTTTCCAAAAAAATTTGGATGTAAGTTCTCTATTTATTGATATTCATAAAAGTCAATACATTTTGTCAAACTATACTTTAGACCCTATATTTACGCTATAACGTCAAATCGATGTGGCCTTCATAATAAAGAAATTCGTCGTTGTCATGTCTCATTAAGTCATTGTGCTTTATTGTCTTTTCCAGCTTGCGAAGAAAGGAGGGCAGTTTATAGACATACCATATGCTGTCAAGGGAATGGATGTTTCCTTCAGTGGACTTTTAAGCTATATTGAGGCTACTGCTGTGGAGAAGCTAAAAAATAATGAATGCACCCCTGCAGATTTGTGTTATTCATTGCAGGTTAGTTGTAACttgtaaaaagaaaacaacaacttcCTCCTCTTACTCATGACAGATGTTTTATG encodes:
- the LOC113348993 gene encoding probable tRNA N6-adenosine threonylcarbamoyltransferase — protein: MIALGFEGSANKIGVGIVTLDGTILSNPRHTYITPPGQGFLPRETAQHHLQHIIPLIKEALKSANITSIDSIDCLCYTKGPGMGAPLQVSAIVVRMLSLLWKKPIVAVNHCVAHIEMGRIVTGAVDPVVLYVSGGNTQVIAYSEGKYRIFGETIDIAVGNCLDRFARVLTLSNDPSPGYNIEQLAKKGGQFIDIPYAVKGMDVSFSGLLSYIEATAVEKLKNNECTPADLCYSLQETVFAMLVEITERAMAHCDKKDVLIVGGVGCNVRLQEMMKIMCSERGGRLFATDDRYCVDNGAMIAYTGLLAYAHGTVTPLEDSTFTQRFRTDEVDAVWRKKNEQDTNGNPLM